From Streptomyces sp. NBC_01460, a single genomic window includes:
- the pgi gene encoding glucose-6-phosphate isomerase: protein MNAQSRTKLNQTPEWAALGKHREEFGDTHLRRLFADAPDRGTAYTLRVGDLHIDYSKHLVTDETLRLLRDLAAATGVAGLRDAMFRGEKINTTEDRAVLHTALRAPRDAVIEVDGENVVPAVHAVLDKMASFADRVRAGEWTGHTGKPVKNIVNIGIGGSDLGPAMAYEVLRSFTDRSLTVRFVSNVDGADLHEAVHDLDPAETLFIVASKTFTTIETITNATSARDWLLTGLRAGQEAVAKHFVALSTNADKVTDFGIDTANMFEFWDWVGGRYSYDSAIGLSLMIAIGPERFREMLDGFHLVDEHFRTAPAEENAPLLLGLLGVWYGNFFDAQSHAVLPYSHYLSKFTAYLQQLDMESNGKSVDRDGNPVEWETGPVVWGTPGTNGQHAYYQLIHQGTKVIPADFIGFAAPVQDLLPGLIAQHDLLMANFFAQTQALAFGKTPDEVRAEGVAEELVPHKTFLGNHPTTTILADRLTPSVLGQLIALYEHKVFVQGAVWNIDSFDQWGVELGKVLAKKIEPVLTEGTGGDQLDSSTAALVSTYRSLRGR from the coding sequence ATGAACGCACAAAGCCGAACCAAGCTGAACCAGACGCCCGAGTGGGCGGCTCTCGGCAAGCACCGTGAGGAGTTCGGCGACACCCATCTGCGCCGGCTGTTCGCCGACGCGCCGGACCGGGGGACGGCGTACACCCTGCGGGTCGGCGACCTCCACATCGACTACTCCAAGCACCTGGTCACCGACGAGACCCTGCGTCTGCTGCGTGACCTCGCGGCCGCGACGGGAGTGGCCGGCCTGCGGGACGCGATGTTCCGCGGCGAGAAGATCAACACCACCGAGGACCGCGCCGTCCTGCACACCGCGCTGCGCGCCCCGCGCGACGCCGTGATCGAGGTCGACGGCGAGAACGTCGTGCCGGCCGTGCACGCCGTCCTGGACAAGATGGCGTCCTTCGCCGACCGGGTCAGGGCCGGGGAGTGGACCGGGCACACCGGCAAGCCGGTCAAGAACATCGTGAACATCGGCATCGGCGGCTCCGACCTCGGACCGGCCATGGCCTACGAGGTGCTGCGCTCCTTCACGGACCGCTCGCTCACCGTCCGCTTCGTGTCCAACGTCGACGGCGCCGACCTCCACGAGGCCGTCCACGACCTGGACCCGGCCGAGACGCTGTTCATCGTCGCGTCCAAGACCTTCACGACGATCGAGACCATCACCAACGCCACGTCCGCCCGCGACTGGCTCCTCACCGGGCTGAGGGCGGGTCAGGAGGCTGTCGCCAAGCACTTCGTGGCGCTCTCGACCAACGCCGACAAGGTCACGGACTTCGGCATCGACACGGCCAACATGTTCGAGTTCTGGGACTGGGTCGGCGGCCGTTACTCCTACGACTCGGCGATCGGTCTCTCGCTGATGATCGCCATCGGACCCGAGCGCTTCCGCGAGATGCTCGACGGCTTCCACCTCGTCGACGAGCACTTCCGCACCGCCCCCGCCGAGGAGAACGCCCCGCTGCTGCTCGGCCTGCTCGGCGTCTGGTACGGCAACTTCTTCGACGCCCAGTCCCACGCGGTCCTGCCCTACAGCCACTACCTGTCCAAGTTCACCGCCTACTTGCAGCAGCTGGACATGGAGTCCAACGGCAAGTCCGTGGACCGCGACGGCAATCCGGTCGAGTGGGAGACGGGCCCGGTCGTCTGGGGCACCCCCGGCACCAACGGGCAGCACGCCTACTACCAGTTGATCCACCAGGGCACCAAGGTCATCCCGGCCGACTTCATCGGCTTCGCCGCGCCGGTCCAGGACCTGCTGCCCGGACTGATCGCCCAGCACGACCTGCTGATGGCCAACTTCTTCGCGCAGACCCAGGCCCTCGCCTTCGGCAAGACGCCCGACGAGGTCCGCGCGGAAGGCGTCGCGGAGGAGCTCGTGCCGCACAAGACGTTCCTCGGCAACCACCCGACGACCACGATCCTCGCCGACCGGCTCACCCCCTCGGTGCTCGGCCAGCTCATCGCGCTGTACGAGCACAAGGTCTTCGTGCAGGGCGCCGTCTGGAACATCGACTCCTTCGACCAGTGGGGCGTCGAGCTGGGCAAGGTCCTGGCCAAGAAGATCGAGCCGGTCCTGACCGAGGGCACCGGAGGGGACCAGCTGGACAGCTCCACCGCCGCGCTCGTCTCGACGTACCGGTCGCTGCGGGGCCGCTGA
- a CDS encoding RNA polymerase-binding protein RbpA has protein sequence MASGNAIRGSRVGAGPMGEAERGESAPRLRISFWCSNGHETQPSFAHDAQVPETWDCPRCGFPAGQDKDSPPAPPRTEPYKTHLAYVRERRSDADGEAILAEALAKLRGEI, from the coding sequence GTGGCAAGTGGCAACGCGATCCGGGGAAGCCGGGTCGGAGCGGGGCCGATGGGGGAGGCCGAGCGAGGCGAGTCCGCGCCGCGCCTCCGCATCTCCTTCTGGTGCTCGAACGGGCACGAGACGCAGCCGAGCTTCGCCCATGACGCGCAGGTACCGGAGACCTGGGACTGCCCGCGCTGCGGCTTCCCGGCCGGACAGGACAAGGACAGCCCGCCGGCTCCGCCCCGCACCGAGCCGTACAAGACCCACCTGGCGTACGTGCGCGAGCGGCGCAGCGACGCGGACGGCGAAGCGATCCTCGCCGAAGCCCTCGCGAAGCTCCGCGGCGAGATCTAG
- the secG gene encoding preprotein translocase subunit SecG, translating to MVLAFEIALIVFSLLLMLLVLMHKGKGGGLSDMFGGGMQSSVGGSSVAERNLDRITVVVGLGWFACIVVLALLIKLDS from the coding sequence GTGGTTTTGGCGTTCGAGATCGCCCTGATCGTCTTCAGCCTGCTGCTGATGCTGCTGGTGCTGATGCACAAGGGAAAGGGCGGCGGCCTGTCCGACATGTTCGGTGGCGGGATGCAGTCCTCCGTCGGCGGCTCGTCGGTCGCCGAGCGGAACCTCGACCGCATCACCGTCGTGGTCGGTCTGGGCTGGTTCGCGTGCATCGTCGTCCTGGCTCTGCTCATCAAGCTGGACAGCTGA
- the tpiA gene encoding triose-phosphate isomerase — MTAPAQGRTPLMAGNWKMNLNHLEAIAHVQKLAFALADKDYDAVEVAVLPPFTDLRSVQTLVDGDKLKIKYGAQDISAQDSGAYTGEISGPMLAKLKCTFVAVGHSERRQYHGENDEICNAKVKAAYKHGLTPILCVGEGLDIRKAGDQVSYTLAQLDGALKDIPAEQAESIVIAYEPVWAIGTGEVATPEDAQEVCGAIRRRLAELYSQELADAVRIQYGGSVKSGNVAAIMAQPDVDGALIGGAALDADEFVKIVRFRDQ; from the coding sequence ATGACTGCTCCCGCACAAGGCCGTACCCCGCTCATGGCGGGCAACTGGAAGATGAACCTCAACCACCTCGAGGCCATCGCACACGTCCAGAAGCTCGCTTTCGCCCTGGCCGACAAGGACTACGACGCGGTCGAGGTCGCCGTCCTGCCGCCCTTCACCGACCTGCGGTCCGTGCAGACGCTGGTCGACGGCGACAAGCTGAAGATCAAGTACGGCGCCCAGGACATCTCGGCGCAGGACTCCGGCGCGTACACCGGTGAGATCTCCGGCCCGATGCTCGCCAAGCTGAAGTGCACCTTCGTCGCCGTCGGTCACAGCGAGCGCCGCCAGTACCACGGCGAGAACGACGAGATCTGCAACGCCAAGGTGAAGGCCGCGTACAAGCACGGTCTGACCCCGATCCTCTGCGTCGGCGAGGGGCTGGACATCCGCAAGGCCGGTGACCAGGTCTCCTACACGCTGGCGCAGCTCGACGGCGCGCTGAAGGACATCCCGGCCGAGCAGGCCGAGTCCATCGTGATCGCCTACGAGCCGGTCTGGGCCATCGGCACGGGCGAGGTCGCGACCCCCGAGGACGCCCAGGAGGTCTGCGGCGCGATCCGCCGCCGGCTCGCCGAGCTCTACTCGCAGGAGCTGGCCGACGCCGTCCGCATCCAGTACGGCGGCTCGGTGAAGTCCGGCAACGTCGCGGCCATCATGGCGCAGCCCGACGTGGACGGCGCCCTGATCGGCGGCGCCGCGCTGGACGCCGACGAGTTCGTCAAGATCGTCCGCTTCCGCGACCAGTAA
- a CDS encoding phosphoglycerate kinase, producing the protein MKTIDELLAEGVAGKRVFVRADLNVPLDGTTITDDGRIRAVQPTVARLADAGARVIVASHLGRPKGAPDPAFSLAPAAARLGELLGSEVAFATDTVGESARATVAGLTDGQVAVIENLRFNAGETSKDDAERGAFADRLAELADVYVGDGFGAVHRKHASVFDLPARLPHAAGGLIATEVGVLKKLTEDVARPYAVVLGGAKVSDKLGVIDHLLEKADRILIGGGMAYTFLKAKGHEVGTSLLQEDQVPAVQGYLKRAEELGVEFVLPVDVLVAGEFPDLKTKAPAHPTTVAADAIPADQEGLDIGPETRKLYAAKLADAATVFWNGPMGVFEHPDYAEGTKAVAQALVDSQAFSVVGGGDSAAAVRILGFDENAFGHISTGGGASLEYLEGKTLPGLAALED; encoded by the coding sequence ATGAAGACGATCGACGAACTTCTCGCCGAAGGGGTCGCGGGCAAGCGGGTATTCGTCCGCGCCGACCTCAACGTGCCGCTGGACGGCACCACGATCACCGACGACGGCCGCATCCGCGCCGTACAGCCGACGGTCGCCCGGCTCGCCGACGCCGGCGCGCGGGTCATCGTCGCCTCGCACCTCGGCCGTCCCAAGGGGGCCCCGGACCCGGCCTTCTCGCTGGCCCCGGCCGCCGCCCGCCTGGGTGAACTGCTCGGCAGCGAGGTCGCCTTCGCGACCGACACCGTCGGCGAGTCCGCCCGCGCCACGGTCGCCGGCCTCACCGACGGCCAGGTCGCCGTCATCGAGAACCTCCGCTTCAACGCCGGTGAGACGTCGAAGGACGACGCCGAGCGCGGCGCCTTCGCCGACCGGCTCGCCGAGCTCGCCGACGTGTACGTGGGCGACGGCTTCGGCGCCGTCCACCGCAAGCACGCCTCGGTCTTCGACCTCCCGGCCCGGCTCCCGCACGCGGCCGGCGGCCTGATCGCCACCGAGGTCGGTGTCCTCAAGAAGCTCACCGAGGACGTCGCTCGCCCGTACGCCGTGGTCCTCGGCGGCGCCAAGGTCTCCGACAAGCTCGGGGTCATCGACCACCTGCTGGAGAAGGCCGACCGCATCCTGATCGGCGGCGGCATGGCGTACACCTTCCTCAAGGCCAAGGGCCACGAGGTGGGCACCTCCCTGCTCCAGGAGGACCAGGTCCCGGCCGTCCAGGGTTACCTCAAGCGGGCCGAGGAGCTCGGTGTGGAGTTCGTGCTCCCCGTCGACGTCCTCGTCGCGGGCGAGTTCCCGGACCTGAAGACCAAGGCCCCGGCCCACCCCACCACGGTCGCCGCCGACGCCATCCCGGCCGACCAGGAGGGTCTGGACATCGGGCCCGAGACCCGCAAGCTGTACGCAGCGAAGCTCGCCGACGCGGCCACCGTCTTCTGGAACGGCCCGATGGGCGTCTTCGAGCACCCCGACTACGCCGAGGGCACCAAGGCGGTCGCCCAGGCCCTCGTCGACTCCCAGGCCTTCAGCGTCGTCGGAGGCGGGGACTCCGCCGCCGCCGTCCGCATCCTGGGCTTCGACGAGAACGCATTCGGCCACATCTCGACCGGTGGCGGCGCCAGCCTCGAATACCTCGAGGGCAAGACGCTTCCCGGACTCGCCGCACTGGAGGACTGA
- the gap gene encoding type I glyceraldehyde-3-phosphate dehydrogenase encodes MTIRVGINGFGRIGRNYFRALLEQGADIEIVAVNDLGDTATTAHLLKYDTILGRLKAEVSHTADTITVDGHTIKVLSERNPADIPWGELGVDIVIESTGIFTKKADAAKHIAGGAKKVLISAPAKDEDITIVMGVNQDKYDAANHHVISNASCTTNCVAPMAKVLDENFGIVKGLMTTVHAYTNDQRILDFPHSDLRRARAAAENIIPTTTGAAKATALVLPQLKGKLDGIAMRVPVPTGSATDLVVTLQREVTKDEVNAAFKKASDDGDLKGFLTYTEDPIVSSDIVGDPSSCTFDSSLTMVQEGNSVKILGWYDNEWGYSNRLVDLTVFVGGQL; translated from the coding sequence GTGACGATCCGCGTAGGCATCAACGGCTTTGGCCGCATCGGTCGTAACTACTTCCGCGCGCTGCTGGAGCAGGGTGCGGACATCGAGATCGTGGCTGTCAACGACCTGGGTGACACTGCGACCACGGCTCACCTGCTGAAGTACGACACCATTCTGGGTCGTCTCAAGGCAGAGGTCAGCCACACCGCCGACACCATCACCGTCGACGGTCACACCATCAAGGTGCTCTCCGAGCGCAACCCGGCCGACATCCCCTGGGGTGAGCTGGGCGTCGACATCGTCATCGAGTCGACCGGCATCTTCACCAAGAAGGCCGACGCCGCGAAGCACATCGCCGGTGGCGCCAAGAAGGTCCTCATCTCGGCTCCGGCCAAGGACGAGGACATCACCATCGTGATGGGCGTCAACCAGGACAAGTACGACGCGGCCAACCACCACGTCATCTCCAACGCCTCCTGCACCACCAACTGTGTGGCGCCGATGGCCAAGGTTCTCGACGAGAACTTCGGCATCGTCAAGGGCCTGATGACGACGGTCCACGCGTACACGAACGACCAGCGCATCCTGGACTTCCCGCACTCGGACCTGCGCCGCGCCCGCGCCGCCGCCGAGAACATCATCCCGACCACGACGGGCGCCGCCAAGGCGACCGCCCTGGTCCTCCCGCAGCTCAAGGGCAAGCTCGACGGCATCGCGATGCGCGTCCCGGTCCCGACCGGCTCCGCCACCGACCTCGTCGTGACGCTGCAGCGCGAGGTCACCAAGGACGAGGTCAACGCCGCGTTCAAGAAGGCGTCCGACGACGGCGACCTCAAGGGCTTCCTGACGTACACCGAGGACCCGATCGTGTCCTCGGACATCGTCGGCGACCCGTCGTCCTGCACCTTCGACTCCTCCCTGACCATGGTCCAGGAGGGCAACTCGGTGAAGATCCTCGGCTGGTACGACAACGAGTGGGGTTACTCCAACCGCCTCGTCGACCTGACCGTCTTCGTCGGCGGCCAGCTCTGA
- the whiA gene encoding DNA-binding protein WhiA → MAMTPAVKDEVSRLPVTRTCCRKAEVSAILRFAGGLHLVSGRIVIEAELDTAMAARRLKRDILEIFGHSSELIVMAPGGLRRGSRYVVRVVAGGDQLARQTGLVDGRGRPIRGLPPQVVSGATCDAEAAWRGAFLAHGSLTEPGRSSSLEVTCPGPEAALALVGAARRLSIAAKAREVRGVDRVVVRDGDAIGALLTRLGAHESVLAWEERRMRREVRATANRLANFDDANLRRSARAAVAAGARVGRALEILGEEVPEHLAAAGRLRMEHKQASLEELGALADPPLTKDAVAGRIRRLLAMADKRAQDLGIPGTEATLSEELADGLVG, encoded by the coding sequence ATGGCGATGACGCCAGCGGTGAAGGACGAAGTCTCTCGGCTTCCCGTGACCCGGACCTGCTGCAGAAAGGCAGAGGTCTCGGCGATTCTTCGGTTCGCGGGCGGGCTGCACCTGGTGAGCGGCCGGATCGTGATCGAGGCCGAGCTGGACACGGCGATGGCCGCCCGACGGCTCAAGCGGGACATCCTCGAGATCTTCGGGCACAGCTCGGAGCTGATCGTGATGGCTCCCGGCGGCCTGCGCCGGGGCTCACGCTACGTCGTACGGGTGGTGGCCGGCGGCGATCAGCTGGCGCGCCAGACCGGCCTGGTGGACGGCCGCGGCCGCCCCATCCGCGGCCTGCCCCCGCAGGTGGTCTCGGGGGCCACCTGCGACGCGGAGGCCGCCTGGAGGGGCGCCTTCCTGGCGCACGGCTCGCTCACCGAGCCCGGCCGCTCCTCCTCGCTGGAGGTGACCTGCCCGGGACCGGAGGCCGCTCTCGCCCTCGTCGGTGCCGCCCGCAGGCTCTCCATCGCGGCCAAGGCCCGGGAGGTGCGCGGGGTCGACCGTGTCGTCGTCCGCGACGGCGATGCCATCGGTGCCCTGCTGACCCGCCTCGGTGCCCATGAGTCGGTGCTGGCGTGGGAGGAGCGCCGGATGCGGCGCGAGGTCCGCGCGACGGCCAACCGGCTCGCCAACTTCGACGACGCCAACCTCCGCCGCTCCGCCCGTGCCGCGGTGGCGGCGGGCGCCCGGGTGGGCCGCGCGCTGGAGATCCTGGGCGAGGAGGTTCCGGAGCACCTCGCGGCCGCCGGGCGGCTGCGCATGGAGCACAAGCAGGCCTCCCTGGAGGAGCTGGGAGCGCTCGCCGACCCGCCGCTGACCAAGGACGCGGTCGCGGGCAGGATCAGACGCCTGCTGGCGATGGCCGACAAGCGGGCCCAGGACCTGGGCATCCCCGGCACGGAGGCGACCCTCAGCGAGGAGCTGGCCGACGGCCTCGTGGGCTGA
- a CDS encoding gluconeogenesis factor YvcK family protein, giving the protein MTSRHLRQRRLSRATAALSGRKRGAQPKVVALGGGMGLSASLTALRRITGDLTAVVTVADDGGSSGRLREELGVLPPGDLRKALAALCGDDEWGQTWARVIQHRFESKGDLHEHAVGNLLIVALWEQLGDHVQALDLVGKLLGAHGRVLPMSAVPLELQALVRGHDPERPEDVVTVRGQATVALTPGEVQSVHVVPADPPAVPEAVAAVLDADWVVLGPGSWFSSVIPHLLVPELLDALVTTKARKVLSLNLAPQPGETEGFSPQRHLEVLGRHAPKLAMDVVLADEAAVPDRESLADAAQRLGAAVELAPVASPDGDPIHDPELLAAAYDRIFRMHGRIGPWR; this is encoded by the coding sequence GTGACCAGTCGCCATCTGCGCCAGCGCCGGCTGAGCAGGGCCACGGCCGCGCTCTCCGGGCGCAAGCGCGGCGCACAGCCCAAGGTCGTCGCCCTCGGCGGCGGCATGGGCCTGTCCGCCTCGCTCACGGCGCTGCGCCGGATCACCGGCGACCTCACCGCCGTGGTCACCGTCGCCGACGACGGCGGCTCCAGCGGCCGTCTCCGGGAGGAGCTCGGAGTCCTCCCGCCGGGCGACCTGCGCAAGGCGCTCGCCGCGCTGTGCGGGGACGACGAATGGGGCCAGACCTGGGCCCGGGTCATCCAGCACCGCTTCGAGTCCAAGGGCGACCTGCACGAGCACGCGGTGGGCAATCTGCTCATCGTCGCCCTCTGGGAGCAGCTGGGCGACCACGTCCAGGCCCTGGACCTGGTCGGCAAGCTGCTCGGGGCGCACGGCAGGGTGCTGCCGATGTCCGCCGTCCCCCTGGAGCTCCAGGCGCTCGTGCGGGGGCACGATCCGGAGCGCCCCGAGGACGTCGTCACCGTGCGGGGGCAGGCGACGGTGGCGCTGACCCCCGGTGAGGTGCAGTCCGTCCACGTCGTCCCGGCCGATCCGCCGGCGGTCCCCGAAGCGGTGGCCGCGGTGCTCGACGCCGACTGGGTGGTGCTCGGTCCGGGGTCGTGGTTCTCCTCGGTGATTCCGCACCTGCTGGTGCCCGAACTGCTCGACGCGCTCGTGACCACGAAGGCCCGTAAGGTCCTCTCGCTGAACCTCGCACCACAGCCCGGTGAAACAGAAGGCTTCTCACCGCAGCGTCATTTGGAGGTTTTGGGACGACACGCCCCTAAACTCGCCATGGACGTGGTGCTGGCCGACGAGGCCGCCGTGCCCGACCGCGAGTCCCTCGCCGACGCCGCACAGCGGCTCGGAGCCGCGGTCGAGCTGGCCCCCGTGGCCTCACCCGACGGCGATCCGATTCATGATCCGGAGCTGTTGGCCGCCGCGTACGACCGTATTTTTCGGATGCATGGAAGGATCGGCCCATGGCGATGA
- the rapZ gene encoding RNase adapter RapZ: MTEQTHEPSSERGRVDGAAHVSTGSTTEKAEATPPAIPELVIISGMSGAGRSTAAKCLEDLGWFVVDNLPPALIPTMVELGARSQGNVARIAVVVDVRGRRFFDNLRESLADLAAKHVTRRIVFLESSDDALVRRFESVRRPHPLQGDGRIVDGIAAERDLLRELRGDADLVIDTSSLNVHELRAKMDAQFAGDEEPELRATVMSFGFKYGLPVDADLVVDCRFLPNPHWVPELRPFTGLNEEVSDYVFDQPGAKEFLNQYTELLQLIAAGYRREGKRYVTIAVGCTGGKHRSVAMSEKLAARLATEGIETVLVHRDMGRE, from the coding sequence ATGACCGAACAGACGCACGAACCCAGCAGCGAACGCGGCCGAGTAGACGGAGCAGCACACGTGAGTACGGGAAGCACCACGGAGAAGGCCGAGGCCACCCCGCCCGCCATCCCCGAGCTGGTGATCATCTCCGGGATGTCCGGCGCCGGGCGCAGCACCGCCGCCAAGTGTCTGGAGGACCTCGGCTGGTTCGTCGTGGACAACCTGCCGCCCGCACTGATCCCCACCATGGTGGAGCTCGGCGCCCGCTCCCAGGGCAACGTCGCCCGGATCGCCGTCGTCGTCGACGTACGCGGCCGGCGCTTCTTCGACAACCTCAGGGAGTCCCTCGCGGACCTGGCGGCCAAGCACGTCACCCGGCGGATCGTCTTCCTGGAGTCCTCCGACGACGCCCTCGTACGCCGTTTCGAATCGGTCCGCCGTCCCCACCCGCTCCAGGGCGACGGCCGGATCGTCGACGGCATCGCGGCCGAGCGTGACCTGCTGCGCGAGCTGCGGGGCGACGCCGACCTGGTCATCGACACCTCCAGCCTCAACGTGCACGAGCTGCGGGCCAAGATGGACGCCCAGTTCGCCGGCGACGAGGAGCCGGAGCTGCGGGCGACGGTGATGTCCTTCGGCTTCAAGTACGGGCTGCCGGTCGACGCCGACCTCGTCGTCGACTGCCGCTTCCTGCCCAACCCGCACTGGGTCCCGGAGCTCCGCCCCTTCACGGGACTCAACGAGGAGGTGTCCGACTACGTCTTCGACCAGCCGGGCGCCAAGGAGTTCCTCAACCAGTACACGGAGCTGCTCCAGCTGATCGCCGCCGGTTACCGCCGTGAGGGCAAGCGGTACGTCACCATCGCCGTCGGCTGCACGGGTGGCAAGCACCGCTCCGTCGCGATGTCGGAGAAGCTGGCCGCCCGACTGGCCACCGAAGGGATCGAGACCGTCCTCGTCCACCGGGACATGGGGCGCGAGTGA
- the uvrC gene encoding excinuclease ABC subunit UvrC has translation MADPSSYRPKPGQIPDSPGVYKFRDEHRRVIYVGKAKNLRQRLANYFQDLAGLHPRTRTMVTTAASVEWTVVSTEVEALQLEYSWIKEFDPRFNVKYRDDKSYPYLAVTLNEEFPRVQVMRGAKKKGVRYFGPYGHAWAIRETVDLMLRVFPVRTCSAGVFKNAERTGRPCLLGYIGKCSAPCVGRVTPEEHRDLAENFCDFMAGRTGTYIRRLEKDMMQAAEEMEYERAARLRDDAEALRRAMEKSAVVLADATDADLIAVAEDELEAAVQIFHVRGGRVRGQRGWVTDKVEAVDTAGLVEHALQQLYGEESGDSVPKEVLVPALPEDPEAVSQWLADRRGSQVSLRIPQRGDKKDLMITVQRNAQQALGLHKTKRASDLTTRSRALEEIAEALGLDTAPLRVECFDISHLQGDDVVASMVVFEDGLARKSEYRRFQIKGFEGQDDVRSMHEVIGRRFKRYLQEKERTGEWDETPAPTGPVPAPAPAAPEAGGEPAAAVAATSLREESREETREDSHEETREESREEPREESREDDGRPKRFAYPPQLVVVDGGQPQVAAAKRALDELGIDDIAVCGLAKRLEEVWLPDDDDPVVLPRSSEGLYLLQRIRDEAHRFAITYQRAKRAKRIRSSPLDDVPGLGETRKQALIKHFGSVKKLRQATIDEICEVPGIGRRTAESVAAAFAAAAPAAPAVNTATGEIIEEDDGGSRT, from the coding sequence ATGGCAGACCCCTCCAGCTACCGCCCCAAGCCGGGACAGATCCCCGACTCCCCGGGGGTCTACAAATTCCGCGACGAGCACCGCCGGGTGATCTACGTCGGGAAGGCCAAGAACCTCCGCCAGCGCCTGGCCAACTACTTCCAGGACCTCGCCGGTCTGCATCCGCGCACCCGCACGATGGTCACCACGGCCGCCTCCGTGGAATGGACCGTGGTCTCCACCGAGGTCGAGGCGCTTCAGCTGGAGTACTCCTGGATCAAGGAGTTCGACCCCCGGTTCAACGTCAAGTACCGCGACGACAAGAGCTATCCCTACCTCGCGGTCACGCTCAACGAGGAGTTCCCGCGCGTCCAGGTCATGCGCGGCGCCAAGAAGAAGGGCGTGCGCTACTTCGGTCCGTACGGGCACGCCTGGGCGATCCGCGAGACCGTCGACCTGATGCTCCGGGTCTTCCCCGTGCGCACCTGCTCCGCGGGCGTCTTCAAGAACGCCGAGCGGACGGGCCGTCCCTGCCTCCTCGGCTACATCGGCAAGTGCTCCGCCCCCTGCGTCGGACGGGTCACCCCGGAGGAACACCGGGATCTCGCCGAGAACTTCTGCGACTTCATGGCGGGCCGCACCGGGACGTACATCCGCCGCCTGGAGAAGGACATGATGCAGGCGGCCGAGGAGATGGAGTACGAGCGGGCGGCGCGGCTGCGGGACGACGCGGAGGCGCTCAGGCGGGCCATGGAGAAGAGCGCCGTCGTCCTGGCCGACGCCACCGACGCCGACCTGATCGCCGTGGCCGAGGACGAACTGGAGGCGGCGGTCCAGATCTTCCACGTCCGCGGCGGACGGGTGCGCGGCCAGCGCGGCTGGGTCACCGACAAGGTCGAGGCCGTCGACACGGCGGGCCTGGTCGAGCACGCGCTCCAGCAGCTGTACGGGGAGGAGTCGGGCGACTCCGTCCCCAAGGAGGTGCTGGTCCCGGCGCTCCCCGAGGACCCCGAGGCCGTGTCGCAGTGGCTCGCGGACCGCAGGGGGTCCCAGGTCAGCCTCCGCATCCCGCAGCGGGGCGACAAGAAGGACCTGATGATCACGGTCCAGCGCAACGCCCAGCAGGCGCTGGGGCTCCACAAGACCAAGCGCGCGTCGGACCTCACGACACGCTCCCGCGCCCTGGAGGAGATCGCCGAGGCGCTCGGCCTCGACACCGCGCCGCTGCGCGTCGAGTGTTTCGACATCTCGCACCTCCAGGGCGACGACGTCGTCGCGTCGATGGTGGTCTTCGAGGACGGCCTCGCGCGCAAGAGCGAATACCGCCGCTTCCAGATCAAGGGCTTCGAGGGCCAGGACGACGTCCGCTCGATGCACGAGGTCATCGGGCGCCGCTTCAAGCGCTACCTGCAGGAGAAGGAGCGGACGGGGGAGTGGGACGAGACCCCGGCGCCCACGGGCCCCGTACCGGCCCCGGCACCCGCGGCGCCCGAGGCCGGCGGGGAACCCGCAGCCGCGGTGGCCGCCACTTCTCTTCGCGAGGAGTCACGGGAGGAGACCCGCGAGGACTCCCACGAGGAGACCCGGGAGGAGTCCCGCGAGGAGCCCCGGGAGGAGTCCCGCGAGGACGACGGCCGCCCCAAGCGGTTCGCCTACCCGCCGCAGCTCGTCGTCGTCGACGGCGGGCAGCCGCAGGTCGCCGCCGCCAAGCGGGCCCTGGACGAGCTGGGCATCGACGACATCGCCGTCTGCGGCCTCGCCAAGCGCCTCGAAGAGGTCTGGCTGCCCGACGACGACGACCCGGTGGTCCTGCCCCGCTCCAGCGAGGGCCTCTACCTCCTCCAGCGCATCCGGGACGAGGCCCACCGCTTCGCCATCACCTACCAGCGTGCCAAGCGGGCCAAGCGGATCCGCAGCAGCCCCCTGGACGACGTCCCCGGGCTCGGCGAGACCCGCAAGCAGGCGCTGATCAAGCATTTCGGCTCCGTGAAGAAGCTGAGGCAGGCGACAATCGACGAGATCTGTGAGGTGCCGGGCATAGGGCGCAGGACCGCGGAATCGGTGGCCGCCGCCTTCGCCGCGGCCGCCCCGGCCGCGCCCGCCGTGAACACCGCCACAGGAGAGATCATCGAAGAGGACGACGGGGGCAGCAGGACATGA